The Psychroflexus sp. ALD_RP9 region AAAGGGCGTCATTGATAATATGAGCGCAAAGAAAAGATTTTACCAGCACTCAAAATGAAAACAAATAAGAAGAGAATAGCAGATTTTAACCAGAACGATTCAACCAATAAGCCTTTAGTAAGCATATGTATGCTTACTTATAACCATGAAAATTTTATTCGAGAGTCTATAGATAGCATTTTGATGCAGCAAGTTGATTTTCCTATAGAAGTATTGATTCATGATGATGCGTCTACAGATAATACACAATCTATTTTAAAATCTTACCACAATAAATATCCAGGTTTATTCAAATTAAAACTTCAAGTTAAAAATCAAAGAAGTAAATTCGGTGGTGGGATGAATCCACGTTTTAATTATCCAAGAGCCAAAGGAAAATATATAGCATTACTTGAAGGCGACGACTACTGGACAGATTCCTTGAAATTGCAAAAGCAGGTGGATTTTTTGGAAGCAAATGAAGCCTATAGCATGTGTTTTACGCGCTTTCAAACAAAAAATGAAGTTTCTGGTTTAATTGAAAAAGATAATAATGGTCATTATTTTGTAGGTCATGAACAATATATAGATTTTAATTTTGAAAAATTTTATAAAGGTTGGCATATTGGTACTCAAAGTGTCGTTTTTAAAAAAAATCCAGATGTTTTAAAAAGTTTTCATGACTATAAAATGCCTAGGGATGTGCATCTATATACTGAATTGTTAAAACATGGAAAAGGTGCTTGCTTAAAAGACTTTTGTGCCATGTACAGGATAACAGGTAAAGGTGTTTATACGTCTATTAGCAAAAGAAATCAAATTAAAAAAGGCGCAGAAGTTTATGAAGATATATATCTATTAAATAAAGATAATCCTTACTTAAAATTAAAGTATAGAAAATTTTTAAGGCCTTATTTAAGGCAATTATTGGCTAGTAAAAAACCATTAAGTTTTATAAAAGAAGCTTTACATTGCTACCAAATTACAGGCGATACATCCTATTTAAAACAAGATTTGAAATTGTTCTTAAAAACCATAAAATCTAAATTTTGATTTACTTCAAACTCAAAGTTTTTCCACAAATTTCAGAGACCTTTATTGTTTCTAATTTGGTATATGCCAAGCAAAAAGGTTTTAGTATTAAGATTTATACTGATAAGTATTTGGGTTTAGAAAATTCATCTCAGGCTACTTTATTACACAAAAACAAGATAGAAGCAGATGTAATAAAACCTATAGCATTAAGCCAATCTTATTGCAAAAAAATTTTACAAGCTGCCAAAATGCTACTTAACCTCAGAGTTTTGTTGGCAATTATACCCTATTATAAACTTAAGCGAAAAAAAAATTTTAGTCCGCTTATTAGCTTATACCAATACAAAGCACTAAAAAGTAATTTAATTCATGTACATTTTAATAATGCTTTATCTACGCTTTTAGACCTAAAAAAAATTAGATTTATCAATCCCAAGTGTATCGTGACCTATCATGGCTATGATGCTTTTTTAAATGATAAAGAAGACTTTCAGCGTATATATGGAGATTTTTACCGCTCTAATGTTGTTGCCGTAACCACAAATTCAAACTACTTAAAACAGCAAGTAGTTAATTTGGGAGTCGAGCCAAGTAAAATTGAAGTAATTCCCATAGGTATTAATTTTAATAAATTTAAAGGAAGTGCCAAACAGCTTAACAATCATAAAACTATTCAGCTTTTAACAGTTGGGCGTTTAGTTCAACTTAAGGGGCAAATTTATGTAATAAGAGCAGTTAGAGATATTGTTAATCAGGGTTATAAGGTGAAATATACAATGATAGGAGACGGTAATTACAGAAATGTTTTAGAAGAAGAGGTTAACAAACTTAACTTATTTCAATACATAAATTTTGAAGGAGCAAAATCACAAGATGAAATTATTTCATATTTACAAGACTCAGATGTATTTATGATGCCATCTACTTATGATAATGCCACTGGTAGGAGAGAAGCCTTTGGACTAGTATCATTAGAAGCCCAAGCAGCTGGATTACCCGTTATAGGTTTTAAATCTGGCGGTTTTCCTGATACGATAATTGAAGGAAAAACAGGCTTTGCAGTAGAAGACCGTAATCATCATGCATTAGTACAAAAAATAAAACGACTAATTGAGCATAAAGACTTTTACCATCAAATGTCAAGCGCTGCAATAAATCATGCAAGTCAATACGATTTTAAATACACCACACAAAAGTATTTAGATTTGTATAAAAAGCATGGTAGTAGTATTTAATTGATTGTCTATAATTTTTAGTCTATAGTCCATAGTCTTTAATTGAAAGTCGAGAAAAGACTTTTTAGCGACTCACTGACAACAAAGCTATAAGCCGAAAGCTATAAGCAAAAAAATGCCTAGAGCCTTTTGCTTAAAGCCTAGGGCTCATAAAACGATTCACAAATCACAAATCACTGACAACTGATAACAGAAAACTGACAACTAACAACTGATAACACCTTTTCATTCCCGTTCAACTGGTCAACCAGTCACGCATCACGAATCACAAATCACTGACAACTGAAAACAGGTTCTCGATACATTTTTTCTTTCCACAAGGTTCCAAGAAAAACCACTCGAACTGACAATAGGTAACTGATATAAGCTGTAAGCCGTATGCAAAAGCGCCTAAAGCTTATTGCTTAAAGCTAAGAAACGATTCACGAATCACTGACAACTGATAACTGATAACAGACTATGAACATCCTTTCATTTTTTCCATTGATGAAATCCCGAAGTTTCGGGAGAAACAAATCCCTAAGCATCGGGACTAGGCTTATGAAAACTAAGCTAAATTTTTAGTTCGGTCTCTAAATTTCAGAAACTCATTCCATTTTACAAATGGAACTCAAACAGTCTGAAATTTTACGACCCCATCACGTCAAATTTTACGCTGATTTTTCAGTAGGTCGTTTGGAGGTCTACGGTAAATTGAGATGTTAGAGTTACACTGGACGAAAAACTAACAACGCTAAACAAAAAATGAGAACCGACAACCGATAACACCTTTTCAGTCCCGGACAATTGGTCAACCAGTCACGAATCACCAGTCACGAATAACTAATCACGATTCACAAATCACGAATCACTGATAACAGAAAACAGAAAACCGAAAACCGAAAACCGATTTTACTACTACACCACTATACCACTACACAAAAACGCCTAAAGCCTATCGCTTAAAGCCTAGAGCTGATAATAAGAATCACTGTTCACTAAAAAGTGAATACTGTTTTTTATTATGCGATATTGGTAACTAGCTTATTTCTTACGATTTATTTTTGCTGGATATTGTCGAGTGTCAAATACATCAGCAATTCTGATAAAGCCTTCTTTTTCATTTATTGAATAGATCAATTTATAATTTTTATAAACCAAATATCTATATTCAATTTTTCGATTTTGTAACCGGATTTCTTTTTGTCCGATAAAAGGAGAGTTTTTTAAATATTCAGATTCTAAAATAATTTCACGAACAAGTTGAGTTGCAATTTTTAAGCTTGCTTTTTCTCTATAGTATTCAAAAATAACATCAAGTTGGCTTTCGGCAAAATTAGACCAAATTACCTTTAATTTCATTTACTCATATTTAGCTAATAAGTCTGAAGTTGTTTTGAATCTCTTATTTTTAAAGTCAGATTCAGATTTTTCTATACGCTCATTTAAATCTTCTATGCTCATTGAATCATGAAGCGTATTTTTCTTCTCTTTCTTTAAGAGTTTTTCAAGACGTTCTATAGCTTCTTCACTCTGAATTTTTAAAAATTCTTGTACAAATTCTATTTTTCTTGTTTCCAAATCCATTATTCGACTTTTAATCAAATATAATGAAATTTCGATTTAAAATTTTAGTTAAGATATATTTTCTGTTTCTAGGACCCAATAATCGAAATTTGACTACACTATTACATAAATCACTTAAAACAGGTTACTGCTATACGCTATAAGCTGTAAGCCGTAAGCTATAAGTAAAAAAATGCCTAAAGCCTAGAGCTGATAAAACGAATCACGAATCACCATCTAAATCCATCGCTTTATAGAGTAAATCAACATGGGCTTGGCGCTCTGCGGTATGAGCTTTATCGTAAGTTTCTGTTACAGAAAGTAGTTTAATGAGATAATCTTGACGGTTAAACCATTCTCGAAAAAGCGTATCTTTAACCAAAATTAGTTTGTCTTTTTCATACATGCGGCGGTAGAGATAGCTGATGCAAATTTTAGTTTTATGTATTTCTGCATAAGTCTTAAATAGCAAGTAAGCCTTTGCTGTTTTAAAAATTTGTTCAGGAAACTTAATATCCTCATCTTTAGTATTTGTTTCCGGCTTAATAATTAGAAGAGCTACAAAAGATTTTCTTAAAATTTGTAGATGATCTTCGCAATCTTCAAGTTGATATTTAAACACAAAATGCTGTATAAGTTGGTCATACCAGCGTAAACAGGCATTTTGAAATTCGATTAACTCACTTTCATTTAATAGTTTAGGATTGAGGTGATATTTAAAATCTCTAAATAAAGGCTTATATCTATTAAGATCTAAATCTAAATTTTCTAATGAAAAGTGATTGAGTAAATTTTCAATAATCATACTTTTCAATATTTTTAAAAAACGGTCAAATAGAACTTTTATCTCTTCATCATCTATTTCATTGCGTTTTAAACGATTCTCATAAAGATAATATTCAAAACCTTCGCTATTTATATCAGGTTTGTTTATAAGTTGGTCTGTAATATGCATTAGGCTTGTACGACTAGTTAAAAAGTTGTAGTAGTCTGATTGCGCATCGGTAAGTATAGTATCTAGAGCAAAGATTTCATGTTCTGCAAAAGCCGTTATAGGAGAAGCAATAGCATCGTTAAAAAGCTTAGCCATGAATTTCCCTTCATAAAAATAGTTTAAATAGTCATATTGATTATCAATAGAATCGGTCTCTTCATAATCGTAATACGTGTCTATCTCATCAATATAAAAACAATACGCAATTAAATTCTTCACGAACTGTTGTGCGATGCTTAAGCGGTTTCTTTTGTAGTCTTCTAGTCGAAAACTTAAAGTTTCTTCAAAAGGATTTTGGTTGTAAGGTATTATCATAATCAGCCTTAATTAAAAGCCTAAATATACTAAAATAGTGTATGAGAAAACGTGGTAAAAAGATGGATTTTTTTAATTTGAAGTCATTTAGTTGGTAAAAACCCAGAAAAAAGAGACCAGAAATAAGGCTGTTATTTGAAAAATAACCATAAAGAATTTATTAAAATCAAGCCTTTTGAAAGAAATTAGGAAAGCATAAGAGCTTATTTTTTAAGCACAACAGCTTTTTTGACCAAGTTGAAGAGCTTCGATGAAGAAGTACAAGAGCTTTTAAGGACAAGTTGAAGTACTTTTACACCAAAAAAGCCGATGCAGAGCATCGGCTTTTGAAAGTAAAATTAATTGAAGTTTATTCAGCCTCGTAAGCCTTAATCTGAAAATCAAGTTGATTGATTTGCTTTTGAATTCTTGATCCAGGGCGGTAATTTAACTTCACGCGCTTCAAATTACTTCGGTTTACATCTTCAGGTAAATCGCTACCTTCAGAATTTACGCCGATTTGAAAGTTTCCTAAAATGCCCAGTTGTACCACGCGGCCTTGTGAAAGCTCATCTAACATGTTATGTACAAAGGCATGTAAAACAGCAAGGCAATCAGGCTCACGAACAGTAGACTGATTTGAAATAAGATACGCTAAGCGTTCAAGGTTGGTATTACCGTTTTTTACGGCTTGTAGGTAATAGCGTTCAGGCGCTTCTAAATCTCTTGGGTTTTTCTTCGCTTGAACTTTTAATATTGGTAATAAATTATTCATAATACAATACTTAAAAATTAAATTAAAGGCTTCATGTTTTTCGGTGAGCGGGTTAGCTTATTTAACCAAATTATAAAGGAAGCCCATGCCTTTATAAACTTGCTCAAGATAGTGGTGTAATGCTAAGTCATTTTTCGTGTTTTTTAAATTCAAGGCTAAATTACAGAAAGACTTAAGGCGACTTAGAGCGAGATTAACGAGTTTTAACGCCAAATAGAAGAGTTTACTCAGTTATTTATCTAGTTATTGATTATCAGTATGTTAATATGTTTTAGGCTGTTGTTTTAAACCTCTCAATTAGCTTTAGAATAGTTTTTTTAACGCATTATTGTCTCAATAGGCTGTTTAGGGTTAGGTTTTGAACTACTTTAAGCGAATATGCGTATACTTAAAAAGGCTATAAGCTATAAGCCGTAAGCAAAAAGTGCTTAAAGCCAACTACACCATTCACGATTCACGATTCACTGGTTACTGATAACAGACTAAAATCTATGTTTAACATCGAGCGGAGTCGAGATGTGATTTTATCTAGAATACCAATTTTCGACTTTCAATTCGTTTAAATTTTTAAAATCTTTTGTATTATCCGTAACTAAAGTTAATTTATTTACAATTGCAGACACACCAATCAATAGATCAAACTCATCGTGCATTGGTGTTCCGTTTTTTCTCAATCTTACTTTTTCTTTAGCATATCTCTCTGTACAGCCATAAATTGGAATTATTGATAGACCTTGAACAAATCTATCAACTGCTTTGTGAGATTTTTTTGAGTTTTTGCTATTTTCTGCACCAAACCTTAATTCAAAAACTGTAATTTCAGAAATGTAACAATTTTCTAGTCCTTTGTCTTGTATTATAATATTGTAATCTAATAATCCACGTAAAAAGAAAACACAGATATTTGTATCTAGTAAATACTGCATGTTAAAAACTTAAATCCTTATCTCTAAACTTTCTACTGTCGCGTATTTCTTTTATCAATTCATCAGCAGTTTTGTCATTATCAAAAGCTCCAAATGATTTAAGAAACTCAGATTCTTTTGATTTTTTTTCTTTTTTTAAGGACTTTGTTAGTTTTTCAATGAGTTCGATCTTAGTTAATGGATTTAATCCTTCAAATAGTTTCGAATAAGTATCGATTATATGTTTATCTGTTATGGTCATTTTTATACCAAAGATAATATTTTTATTGAAAACGTGATTATTACATTATCGCCAACAATAGAAAACTGACAACCGAGGCTTCGATACATTCCGACGAAAATGTCGGAACACTCAGCCACCGATTATAACCGATAACAGAAAACTGAAAACAGAAAATAGAAAATAGAAAATAGAAAACCGATTTTACTACTACACCATTATACGATTACACTATTACACAATTCACTAATAACTAATCACGATTCACCATTCACAAATCACTGACAATACAAAACAGCTATAAGCCGTAAGCTTTGAGCAAAAAAAGGCCTAGAGCCTATTGCTTAAAGCCTAGAGCTGATAAAACGAATCACGAATCACAGAAAACAGGTTCTCGATACACTTTTTCTTTCCACAAGGTTTCAAGAAAAACCACTCGAACTGACAGCAGACAACAGATTACTAAGCCCTAAGCTTTGAGCGAAAAAAGGCCTACAGCCTATTACCTAAAGCCTAGAGCTCATAAAACGATTCACAAATCACTAATCACTGACAACCGATAACAGAAAACTGAAAACAGAAAACCGATTTTACTACTACACCACTATACGATTACACTATTACACAAATCACGATTCACTATTCACAAATCACTGAAAACTGAAAACTGAAAACAGTCAACACCTTTTCAGC contains the following coding sequences:
- a CDS encoding glycosyltransferase family 2 protein; the protein is MKTNKKRIADFNQNDSTNKPLVSICMLTYNHENFIRESIDSILMQQVDFPIEVLIHDDASTDNTQSILKSYHNKYPGLFKLKLQVKNQRSKFGGGMNPRFNYPRAKGKYIALLEGDDYWTDSLKLQKQVDFLEANEAYSMCFTRFQTKNEVSGLIEKDNNGHYFVGHEQYIDFNFEKFYKGWHIGTQSVVFKKNPDVLKSFHDYKMPRDVHLYTELLKHGKGACLKDFCAMYRITGKGVYTSISKRNQIKKGAEVYEDIYLLNKDNPYLKLKYRKFLRPYLRQLLASKKPLSFIKEALHCYQITGDTSYLKQDLKLFLKTIKSKF
- a CDS encoding glycosyltransferase family 4 protein, which produces MIYFKLKVFPQISETFIVSNLVYAKQKGFSIKIYTDKYLGLENSSQATLLHKNKIEADVIKPIALSQSYCKKILQAAKMLLNLRVLLAIIPYYKLKRKKNFSPLISLYQYKALKSNLIHVHFNNALSTLLDLKKIRFINPKCIVTYHGYDAFLNDKEDFQRIYGDFYRSNVVAVTTNSNYLKQQVVNLGVEPSKIEVIPIGINFNKFKGSAKQLNNHKTIQLLTVGRLVQLKGQIYVIRAVRDIVNQGYKVKYTMIGDGNYRNVLEEEVNKLNLFQYINFEGAKSQDEIISYLQDSDVFMMPSTYDNATGRREAFGLVSLEAQAAGLPVIGFKSGGFPDTIIEGKTGFAVEDRNHHALVQKIKRLIEHKDFYHQMSSAAINHASQYDFKYTTQKYLDLYKKHGSSI
- a CDS encoding type II toxin-antitoxin system RelE/ParE family toxin, which produces MKLKVIWSNFAESQLDVIFEYYREKASLKIATQLVREIILESEYLKNSPFIGQKEIRLQNRKIEYRYLVYKNYKLIYSINEKEGFIRIADVFDTRQYPAKINRKK
- a CDS encoding DNA-binding protein, with translation MNNLLPILKVQAKKNPRDLEAPERYYLQAVKNGNTNLERLAYLISNQSTVREPDCLAVLHAFVHNMLDELSQGRVVQLGILGNFQIGVNSEGSDLPEDVNRSNLKRVKLNYRPGSRIQKQINQLDFQIKAYEAE
- a CDS encoding PIN domain-containing protein, with product MQYLLDTNICVFFLRGLLDYNIIIQDKGLENCYISEITVFELRFGAENSKNSKKSHKAVDRFVQGLSIIPIYGCTERYAKEKVRLRKNGTPMHDEFDLLIGVSAIVNKLTLVTDNTKDFKNLNELKVENWYSR